From a region of the Argiope bruennichi chromosome 8, qqArgBrue1.1, whole genome shotgun sequence genome:
- the LOC129981558 gene encoding chitin deacetylase 1-like has product MALSCVFAFLLVAVFAVSIGTAFRGSDKFKSKQFTFECPMEYGVFANPANCRRFYTCNGNIAYDTPCPSPLYFDDAKKLCVYKSKDLQCGPVPVTTPVPTTPDPNAALSCHPSCKLPDCFCSEDGTLIPGNLLPRETPQMIILTFSGALNVLNGEPFGYLLNETRLNPNGCPMRATFFVPHEYTSYYYVQKLYGQGHEMSVQSITNREPEEFWSQASTEDWVEEVIGQKEIMHKFANVSREDILGMRAPFLKPGGNKMLEVIYDYGLDYDSSLAVPYSEVPLWPYTLDYSIPHKCLPGNCPTRSFPGIWEFPLNTYTSDDETGGSCVFMDQCVFPDDPEQIYNFLVYNFLRHYTTNKAPFVLNFHVNWVTDDAKVSALDVFIDYVLENYPDVWFVTMQQAIQWMRSPMPSEMVKSFEAWKCPRTRTPGCNIPRTCRVKLHDGSRTELRYLQLCGKCPERYPWLHNIRGTKEAKRVKDLVQKSTV; this is encoded by the exons ATGGCTTTAAGTTGTGTTTTTGCTTTCTTGCTTGTTGCTGTGTTTGCAGTTTCGATCGGAACTG cattccGAGGAAGTGATAAGTTCAAAAGTAAGCAGTTTACTTTTGAATGCCCTATGGAATATGGAGTCTTCGCCAATCCAGCAAACTGTCGCCGTTTCTACACTTGCAATGGTAACATCGCTTACGATACACCTTGTCCTTCACCATTGTATTTTGATGATGCGAAGAAGCTTTGTGTATACAAAAGTAAAGATTTGCAGTGTGGACCTGTTCCAGTTA CAACACCAGTGCCAACAACCCCGGATCCGAATGCTGCTTTAAGCTGCCATCCTTCTTGCAAGCTGCCAGATTGTTTCTGTAGCGAGGACGGTACTTTGATTCCCGGAAACCTGTTGCCGAGAGAAACTCCTCAGATGATAATCTTAACTTTCAGTGGAGCTCTGAATGTATTAAATGGAGAACCCTTCGGATATTTACTAAACGAAACTCGTCTTAACCCAAATGGCTGTCCTATGCGAGCTACCTTCTTTGTTCCTCATGAATACACCAGTTATTACTATGTTCAGAAGCTGTATGGGCAAGGCCATGAGATGTCTGTTCAATCAATAAC AAATAGAGAACCCGAAGAATTCTGGTCTCAAGCAAGTACTGAAGACTGGGTTGAAGAGGTTATTGGGCAGAAAGAGATCATGCATAAATTTGCTAATGTGTCTAGGGAAGATATTCTAGGCATGCGAGCTCCTTTCTTGAAGCCTGGGGGCAATAAGATGTTGGAAGTCATCTACGACTATGGTCTAGACTACGACTCCTCTTTAGCTGTGCCTTACTCTGAAGTTCCTCTTTGGCCTTACACCTTGGACTATAGCATCCCACACAAATGTCTTCCTGGAAATTGTCCAACCAGATCATTTCCTGGAATTTGGGAATTTCCTCTTAACACTTACACTTCTGATGATGAAACTGGTGGATCCTGTGTGTTCATGGACCAATGCGTATTTCCAGATGACCCTGAACAAATCTACAACTTCTTGGTGTACAATTTCTTGAGGCACTACACGACTAACAAAGCTCCCTTCGTTTTGAATTTCCACGTCAACTGGGTAACGGATGATGCCAAGGTCTCCGCTCTCGATGTATTTATTGATTATGTGCTCGAAAATTATCCAGATGTGTGGTTTGTTACCATGCAACAAGCTATTCAATGGATGCGTTCTCCCATGCCATCCGAGATGGTGAAGAGTTTTGAAGCCTGGAAATGCCCGAGAACCAGAACCCCTGGATGTAACATTCCTCGTACATGTAGAGTGAAGTTGCATGATGGTAGTCGCACTGAACTTAGATACTTGCAGTTGTGTGGCAAGTGCCCCGAGAGGTATCCTTGGTTGCATAACATCAGGGGTACTAAAGAAGCCAAACGAGTAAAGGACTTGGTTCAGAAATCAACTGTTTAA